The Myxococcales bacterium genome includes the window CGGGCGCGACCTTTCCCGCGCTTGGCTTTGACCCGCTGCCCGCCGCCGCCTTAATTGGCGGCGTCACATTTATTGGCTGCGCCGCGGCTTTTTTTGCCGGCGCCGCGCTGTTTGCGCGCTTTGGCCGCGCCGTCCGCTACGTCGGCGCAGGGTTGCTCGTGATTATCGCGGTGCGCGGGGTGATCTAACGGGGCTACTGCCTTGGCACTAGGCGTGCTTGGCACGCGCACGCACCACCAACACCGGAATCTCAACCCGCCTTAAAATAGCGTCTGTCACCGAACCAAGCAGCGCCCGACCCAGGCCGCGCCGCGCGTGCGCCGCCATCACCAGCAAATCGTAGTGCCCTTGCGCAACGCAATCGGCGATGCCATCCGCCGCCGGCCCCTGGCGCACAATGACTTCGATCTCGCCCGCATAGCCAACGACCTGCTGCTGCGTCTCGACCAGCGCCCGTACTTGTTTTTCCGTGTTGCTCATCCACGCCGCTACCTGCTCGCGGTATTGCGGCAAGAGTTGCAAGGCAGGGCCCATCCATTGCGATGGATATTGATACGGCGTCACCACGTGCACGACGGCAAGCCTGGCGCCAGCCGCAACGCAGAGCCGCAGCGCTTCATCTAAGGCTGGCTGCACGTCTTCGACGACGTCGATCGCGGCAAGAACGTGCTTATACACCGAGCTACCGTAGCGTAACTCGTCGCGGCATGCGCGGTCAAAACGAGG containing:
- a CDS encoding universal stress protein — translated: MYKHVLAAIDVVEDVQPALDEALRLCVAAGARLAVVHVVTPYQYPSQWMGPALQLLPQYREQVAAWMSNTEKQVRALVETQQQVVGYAGEIEVIVRQGPAADGIADCVAQGHYDLLVMAAHARRGLGRALLGSVTDAILRRVEIPVLVVRARAKHA